A stretch of the Strigops habroptila isolate Jane chromosome 15, bStrHab1.2.pri, whole genome shotgun sequence genome encodes the following:
- the LOC116915286 gene encoding olfactory receptor 14A16-like, producing MAICKPLHYGTLLGSTACAHMAAAAWGTGFLSAVLHTANTFSLLLCQGNAVEQLFCEIPQILKLFCSHSYLRKAGLLVVGTCLALGCFVFIVGSYVQISRAVLRIPSEQGRHKAFSTCLPHLALVSLFISTGIFAYLKPPSASSPFLDLVLAVLYSVVPPAVNPLIYMPEEPGAQIYSEKTLNLLLHIIGAITPQGLPLNLWKIKTNSFHVSLFS from the coding sequence AtggccatctgcaagcccctgcactacgggaccctcctgggcagcacaGCTTGTgcccacatggcagcagctgcctggggcactgggtttctcagtgctgtgctgcacactgccaatacattttcactactCCTCTGCCaaggcaatgctgtggagcagttaTTCTGTGAAATCCCCCAGATCCTCAAGCTCTTCTGCTCGCATTCCTACCTCAGAAAAGCTGGGCTTCTTGTGGTTGGTACCTGTTTAGCacttggctgttttgttttcatcgTGGGTTCCTATGTGCAGATCTCCAGGGCCGTGCTGaggatcccctctgagcagggacgccacaaagccttttccacgtGCCTCCCTCACCTGGCCTTGGTCTCTCTGTTTATCAGCACTGGCATCTTTGCCTACCTGAAGCccccctctgcctcctccccatTCCTGGACCTGGTTTTGGCAGTGCTGTACTCGgtggtgcctccagcagtgaacCCCCTCATCTACATGcctgaggaaccaggagctCAAATATACTCTGAGAAAACTCTGAATTTGCTACTTCACATTATAGGTGCCATTACCCCACAAGGGCTCCCACTGAATCTCTGGAAAATCAAGACTAACTCTTTTCAtgtgtctttattttcctaa